The window CCGAGCGGCGCCGCGGCGGCGAGCGACAGCAGGCCGTGGAGCTGGAGGGCCTCGCCGAGAGTGGGTGAGAGCCACACGAGCGCGACGACCAGGAGCTGTCCGCCGACGAGCAGGGCCGCCGCGAGCGTCCAGCAGTAGGTCCGCCAGTGGGTCGCCAGCGCGTCGCGGATCGGCGACAGCCTCAGTCCGAGGTAGACCGCGATCGGGTAGACCGGGAACAGGTACCGGACGGTGAGCTGGGCGTGCAGCGGCAGGCGCGGGAGGTACAGCAGGATCAACGCGGCGGCGGCCAGCGCGAGGTACGCGTCGTCGGGCTCGACGTCGCCGGCGGCCGCGATCAGGTCCCGCCGGTCCCGAACCCCCCGGAGGGTTACGACGGCGGCCGGCACGGCCGCGGCGACGACGGCCAGCAGCGCGGTCGACTCCAGCATCGACAGGTCCGCCGTGGCCGCGCCGGTGGACCGCTCGGCGACCCGCTCGACGTGGCCGCTCCGGACGAACGTGTGGAACGCGGCCGCCGGCGATCCGAGCAGCTTCTCGACGCCGACGAGGAGGAACCGGCCGAACGTCGTCAGCGGCTCGACGGCGGTGGCCGCGAAGTCGAGTCCCTCGCGGAGGGCCTGGTCCGGCGACGCAATCTCGGACGCCTCGTCTATCGGCGTCGCAGCGGATCCGTCCCCGCCCGGCGTGGCGGCTCCGGCCGTCCCCGATCCGTCGTCGGCCACAGTTCGAGCGTCCGCTTGAGTTGCGCCGGGGAGCATCCGCGGGACGCGCAGGGGGTGGCCGCCGACGAGGACGTTCGTGACGGCGAAGGGGAGCAGCGACGCGGCGAAGGCCGCCCCGACCGTCGCGACGGTGCGCCGGTCGTTCGCGGGCGCGGTGGCGACGTCGACGGCGACGAACGGGACGAAGATCGCCAGCGCCTCCGGCGCGTGGACCCACGCCAGCAGCCCGGCCGCGACGTACCCGACGGCGCGCGCCTCGAGGGCGAGCGCTCCGTCAGCGGCCCGACTCCGCCGGAGGGCGTAGGCCAGCGCCAGCGCGACGGCGGCGGTGATCACGTGGCGCTTGGGGACGGTCGCCCACGCCGCCAGCGGCGTGCCGAGGACGACGGCGACCGCGCCGACGACGGCGTACCGCCGGCGGTACCGGTCGGCCAGCAGCCGGTAGGCGAAGACCGCGACGAACGCGGCGACGACGGCGTGGAGCGCCTGCAGCGCCAGCTGGTGGAGCGGCGGGTCCATCGGCGTCGCGAGGGCGACGTTGACGGCGAAGGCCGCCAGCGCGACGCCGCCGCCGGCGAGTGCGAACTGCCGCTCCCGGTCGACCGCCCGACCGGCGACGACGGCGGTGGCGAGCACCAGCAGCGACCAGACGGCGACCAGTCCGATCCGGAGCTCCGTCACCGCGGCGAGGGCCTGCAGCGCCCACAGGAACGGCAGCGCGGCGATCAGCACGCCGAAGTTCCGCGGGTAGAGCCGCCCGTCGACGTGGTAGACGCCCGGCGTGGCGGTCCCCTCGCTGTAGGGGGCCGCGGTCAGGTAGAGCCGCCCCTGCTCGACGGCGGCCAGCCCGTTGGCCAGCGTGTAGGTGTCGGTGATCAGAAAGCCCGCGCGCCAGCACGCGCCGAACAGGCAGAGGCTCGCCAGGAAGACCGCGAGGCCGACGCGGTCGCCGAACGCGAACCGGACGACGGCGTCCCGGACCCGCTCGCGGTTCATCCGACCACCTCGATGGCGACCCGCTTCGCCGCTACGGTCCGGTCGTCCGCGCCGGACCGGACCAGCAGTTCCAGCCGGCCGTCGTAGCGCTCCCGGTCGATCCGCTCGCGCTCGACGGTCCCGCCCTCGAACTCGACGCTGAACCGGCCCTCGCTGCCGGGCGACAGGATCGTCGAGCTGACGCGGGCGTAGTCCAGCGCCGGCACGACCACCCTGTAGGCCAGCACCGGCCGGCCGGTGACCGACGCGAGGTTGACCGTCGCGGGCGGCACGGACAGGCGATACACTTCGGTCCCGAAGCGGCCGCCCTCGAAGGCGACGTCGTCAGGCAGCGTCGCGTTCCCGACCGTCGCCGACCCCTCGCCCAGGCCCGTCGTCGCCTCTGACTGCGTGAAGTCGACGCCGCCGACCAGCGGGCCCGAGGCCAGCGCCGTCGCCACGATCAGGGCGGTGACCCCGTAGACGGCGACGGACTCGGCGTTCATGCCCGTTGCCAGGGGGCTACGGGGATAAAAAGCCCCACGCGACGCTACTGGGTCGTTTAGGCGAAAGAAACGGAAGAGCCAGGAGATCAGTTAGGCGTCGGGACCTTCCCAGGTGGCGATGGTCGTCGTGGTCTGGCCGTCGTGTTCGTAGATGAGGCGAACGGTCGCAGAGTTGAGATCACTGTCGCCGACGATATCGAACGACACGCCGGCCTTTAGATTCTCGTCGACCCAATCACCACTACCATCTGCATCAGCGGTTAAATCGAGGGTGCTGTATGTGTTACTAAATGATCCGGTGCTTGAATCATTACCCGGTCCGGCAGCAAAGCTCTCGGTTGACTTGACGTACACGTTGTCCGGATTGACAGTTTCACCACTTTCGTGCGTAATCGTCAGTATATCGTTCCCACTGTTATCCTGGTACTCAAAGTCGAAGCTCGCTTGTGGTGGACTCTGCTGTGCCTGATCCCCAACGTTCAGTACAAACGACGCGATGACGGCGGCCAGGATGACCGTGATGGCGACCATCAGGATCACGCCGATGACCGGCGACACTGCGTCGTCTCTCTCGAAGAGGTCTCGGATGGACATTCCAACCCATCAACCGAGTAGTTCAGTATTAAAATTAGAGGTAAGTTTTCTAAATAATCTTCGTCAAGATGGGATTGAAAGGGTATCAGCGCAGGCTTGATCCTATCGAGAGATGAGAACAGGAGAAGGAAGAGCTAGCCCTGGTTAGGCGTCGGGTCCTTCCCAGGTAGCGAGCGTCGAAGACTGGCCGCCGGACGCAGTCGTGTAAATTAGTATGACCTCGTCGTCGGAATCGACTGCAACAGTGACTGACGTCCCAGCATCAACCTCACCGACGTCAGCATGGGAACTATCACTAAACTTGTCAGTGGGTCCATCGTCTCCGTTTGGACCTTTGTCATTCAGTGTCAATCTATCTCCATTGATCGTATTGCCGCTCGTGTGGGTGATCGTAAGGACGCCATCGGTACCCAGCCCGTTACTGCTGCCATCGTAATCAGCACTACCGGTTGACCCGTCTTGATCGTAGCTGAAGTCAAAGCTCGCTTGCGGTATACTCTGTTGCGCCTGGTCCCCGACGTTCAGAACGAACGACGCGATGACGGCTGCGAGGATGACCGTGATGGCGACCATCAGGATCACGCCGATAACCGGCGACACTGCGTCGTCTCTCTCGAAGAAGTCTCGGATGGGCATTGCAGGCCAATAGCTGCTTGATTCGGTATTAAATACATAATATAGTTTCCTAAATATTGTGCCGTCAGGGAACGATTGAAGGCTGTCTGTAGGAGCTTGAAGCTAGTGGAAAGTCGTGAAGCGAAAGGGAAGTGCAGCCGATTAGGCGTTCGGACCTTCCCAGGTCGTCAGTGTCGACGAGGAACCGCCGGACTCAGCAGTGTAAACTACACGGACCGTTGCACCACTTAAATCAACGCCATTTATACTACCACCAGTATCGTCTTTCAGAGTTGTGGAGTTCACCTCTCCCCACGACCCAGCGTTAACGTCGCCCCAGAATGGATTCTCCTGGATGACCAATTTGTCATTATCTCCATCTTCAGCTCCTGAAACAGTCATATTCAGGCGCTCGGAATTAATCGTGTCACCCGTTTCGTGGGTTACTCGCAGCACGTCGTCAGTTTGATTGGTGTATTCGAAGTTGAAGCTCGCCTGCGGCGTCGATTGCTGTGCCTGGTCCCCGAGGTTGAGGACGAACGACGCGATGACGGCGGCCAGGATGACCGTGATGGCCACCATCAGGATCACGCCGATGACCGGCGAGACCGCGTCGTCGTCCGCGAACAGTTTCTTGAGATCCATGGTTGTTGATGGACACCCACGTCGGAGGACGTCGCCCCTGCCCGGGCAGCCCGCCTCACCCCGTGGGTGCTACACATCTCACTCGACCACGTTCACTTATACCCCAACTACCATTCACCCGGTCAACGGCCCCTTGAGCGGCGTTCAAGGCGGTGTTGAGAACGGCAACCGACTGGCCAGTAGACAGTGAGGAAATCAAGGGCGCCTGAAACACCGGGTCGGAGAGAGGATGGCCTCGCGGACGTCCGTCACTCGTCGCCGTCGCTCCGGGCCGCGTACTCGGAGAGGGTGAGTTCCCGCCCGAGGAAGGTGTGGTAGGCGGCGGAGACGGTGAGGATCACGGCGAACACCGTCGCCCAGACCAGCGGCGGGACGACGGTGACGGGGTAGACGTCGGCCCACAGCGTCGCGACGACGGCCAGGCTCACCGCGCCGAGCGAGAGGTAGTACTCCCGCCAGGGGAACTCCTTGCCGGGGACAATCTCCAGGTACACCGTCAGCTCGTCGGTGTACTGGGTGGTGTCGATGACCCCGTCGTCGGAGTCGAACTCGACGATGCCGGCCTCGTCCATCTTCGGGAGGTGCGTCTGCTGGAGCGTCGTGTACACCCGCTTGCGCTGTTTCCCCGAGACGGAATCGGTCGGACACTCGTACTCCTCGGCGGCGACCCGCGTCGCGAGGTCGCCCAGCTCGACGGGCCCGCCGTGCCGGCGGAGGTACTGCAGGACGTAGCGCCGCCGCTCGTTCTGGAGCACGTCGAAGATCTCTCCCTTCGAGAGCTGAGCGCCGTCGGCGCCCACTGGTTGGAGGGTGTCGGAGCCCTTACTCATAGCTCCCCCCGGAGCCGGTCGCGTCGGCCTCGACCCACGCCATCGTGTGGTGTCGCATCTATCGTCGCGCTATATATTCGTAGCGGTTACCTCAGTCCGAGAAAAGCGACAGCCTCCGATTACGCGTCGGGGCCTTCCCACGTCGCCAGGGTCGCGGAGGAGCCGCCCTGCGAGGGCTCCCAGACGACGCGGATCGTGTCGCCGTTCGCGACGTCGACGGTGATACCGCTGCCGGCGGAGATGACGCTCCCTTCGCCGTAGTTACCAGCGCCTGCCGTCGTCCAATCGCCGTTTTCAGCACTATCTGTTGCTCCTCTCACATATAGCTCACCTGCTTCGATATTCTCACCGCCATCATGGATAATGTCGAGACCACCGTCCCTCTCACTATCACCGCTACAGTCGTCAGTTCTACAGTCACCCTCAGCGTAATCGAAACTGAAGCTCGTTTGCGGAGATGTGTTACTGACCTGATCGCCGAGTCCGAGGACGAAGGTGGCGATGACCGCCGCGAGGATGACCGTGATAGCGACCATCAGGATCACGCCGATGACCGGCGAGACCGCCTCGTCGTCCGTGAAGAGTTCCTTTGGATTCATGTGTTGATCGACACGGACTCACCGCGGAGCACGGCGTCGCGAGCGCCCGCGAGGAGTCGTGTTCGTAGCCAACGTCAGACGATTCCGATACAAGAAGATATGGATCCGAATTTAATTCGTGATAACGAGGCCACCAGATGGATCGACAGAAACCGCCGGGCTGCGACGGAATCGGTCCGGGAACGGTCCGCCCGGAACGCGATATCAGACCTGGGAAGGCGGCGAACGGCCCGCTGGACGCGCGCTCGTCGCGTCTGCGGCCGAACGAGCGCCCGTTCGTCCAGTTGACGGCGTGTTCCCGCGGCGGTCGGCGAGATAAGAACTGTTTTTAGCACGCCGAAGAACCAACCGAACAGGGCAACCCAATGCCAAACGGACCAGTCTCGACTCTCGTCGCGGGTGGTGATGCCGGTGGCTGAGAGCCGCCGCATCGTCCCGGTCGGCGAGAGCTCGACGTTCCGGTCGACCATTAGCCACGTGACCAACGAGTTGGCCGACGAGGCGCCCGGCGAGCTCCACCTGGTCTACCTGGCCGCGTGGCGGGACGACGACCCGCACGCGGACAGACACCGCGCGGCCGCCCTGAACGACCTGGAGCAGGCGTCCGTCTGGGCCGAGGCCGACCTGGAGGAGGCCGGCGCGACCGACGTCGCGGTCGAGACGGCCGTCCTCGGGACCGAATCGTACCTGTTCGGCCCGAGCGACTACGTCGACCAGTTGACTCGCTACGCCGCCGAACACGACGTCGACACGGTCGTCCTCGACCCGGAGTACGCGCCGGTCGGGAACACCGCCTTCCTGCAGCCGTTCGAGTTCGAACTGGCCGAGTCCGGCCTGACCGTTCGCGAGGCGCCCGTCGAGCGCCCATCGCGGCGCGTGCGGGTCGTCAACGAGATCACCGGGAAGCGCTTCGCCGCCGTGTTCGGCGTCGCCTTCGCCTTCTACATGGTGCTCGGCGACCCGACCTACTGGTTCGACTGGGTCACCGGCGTCGCCAGCGGGCTGATCGTGGCGATCACGCTCTCGCAGGTCAGCCTCGATCGGGATCCGACGGCGACGTCGCTGCGGCGGATCCTCCGCGGGGTCATCTACGTCCCGGTGCTGTTCTGGGAGATCCTCGCGTCCAACGTCGTCGTCGCGCGCGTCATCCTGAGCCCGTCGCTGCCGATCGAACCGACGATGACCCGCATGCACGTGCTGGTCGGGTCCGGGCTCCCGATCACCACGCTGGCGAACTCGATCACGCTGACCCCGGGGACGCTGACGGTCCGGGCGCGCAACGCGAACCTGTACGTCCACACGCTGATCCCGTGGGCCCGCGAGGGGCTGTTCGAGGGCTCGCTGGAGCGGTGGACCCGGTTCATCTTCTACGGTCGCAGCGCCGCCCGCACCGCCTCGCCGGAGGAGCGGGACGACACGGCCATCCTCCAGGGCGAGGACGCCGACGAACCGATGCCCGTCGACGGTGACGGGGAGGTGGTCGAGTCGTGAGCGTCGTCGACGTCACCATCGCGGCGGGCGTCACGGTGGGCGACTTCCTGCTGGGCAGCGCCGCGGTGCTCGTGTTGATCGCCATCGGGATGTTCTACCGCGCCATCCGGGGACCGACGATGCAGGACCGCGTGCTCGCGGTGAACGTCCTCGGGACGAACACCGTCGTCATCCTGGCGATGCTCGGCGCCGCCCTCGAGGAGCCGACCTTCCTCGACATCGCCCTGGTGTACGCGCTGCTGAACTTCCTGATGGCCATCGCCATCTCGAAGTTCACCGTCGAGCGGGGTGGTGTCCTGTGACCGACCTCCTGGTCGTGCGAGCGGCGCTGATCGTGCTGTTCGTACTCGCCGGCCTCTTCTTCACGTTCGTCTCCATGACGGGCGTGATCAGGCTCCCGGACGTGTACTCGCGCGCGCACACCGCCTCGCAGGCCGACACGCTCGGCGCCGGCTTCGCTCTGGCCGGCGTCGCGCTGACGCTCGGCTGGCAGGGCGCCGGCTTCAAGACCGTCATCCTGCTGTTCTTCCTGTTCGTGACCAACCCGACGGCCGCCCACGCCATCGCCCGGGCGGCCCTCGAGGAGGGCATCGTACCGTGGACGGAGGGTGACGAGCGACGATGACCGGGATCGCCACCTACGCGCTGTCGATCACGACCGTCGAGGCGTCGCTGATGGTCTTCGTCGTCGTCACGGCGATCGTGACGGCGCTGGCCCGGGACGTGCTGTCGTCGATCATCGTCTTCGGGGCCTACAGCCTCGGGATGGCCGCGCTGTACACGTTCTACCGCGCGCCCGACGTGGCGATGACCGAGGCGGCCATCTCCGCCGGTGTGACGACGGTGTTGCTACTGCTGACCATCGCGAAGACCAGCCGGATCGAGTACGACGTCTCCTTCGAGTCGGTCGACTGGTCGGCCGCCGGCGCGGTGAGCCTGCTCGGCGCCGGGCTGTTGACCACGATGACCGACATGCCCGTCGTCGGGTCGATGGAGTCGCCGGTGTGGGCCAACCCCGAGGTCACCCAGCACTACATCGAAAACACCTACGCCGAGACTGGCGTCGAGAACACCGTGATGGCGGTGCTGGCGTCGTACCGCGGGTTCGACACCTTCGGCGAGGCCGTCGTCGTCTTCGGCGCCGGCGTCGCCGCCATGCTGGTCCTCCACAGGGAGGTGTTCACGTGAGCGACGACCGCCGGGGCGACGCGGGCGACCGCGGCGCCCACGGACGCGCGGGCGACGGACAGTCCCCGGAGGGCGACGACGGCCCCGTCGGGCCGATCGGCGACGGCCGGACCGCGGAGGCCGACGACCGCGTCGGCTCGGTCCGGCGCCAGCAGACGCCCTACACGGAGAGCCAGGTCATCATGACCACGGTGAAGATGGTCTCGCCGTTCGTCTTCTCCTACGGCCTGTTCGTCACGTTCCACGGCGGCGGCTCGCCCGGCGGCGGCTTCCAGGGCGGCGCCATCGCGGCCGCCGTGGTCCTGATGGTCGCCTTCGCCTTCGGCATCGACGCGACCCGCGAGTGGGTCTCGAACAACGTCCTGACGGCGCTGGCGACCGGCGGCGTCGTCGTGTTCGCCGGCATCGGCCTCGTGGGGCTGGCCCGCGGCGGGACCTTCCTCGAGTACCAGCTCCTGCCGATCCCCCACCCCGTGAAGTACGGGATGGAGGGCATCGAGATCGGCGGGATCGCGCTGATCGTCGGCAGCGTCCTCGTGGGCCTGTTCTTCCTACTGGCCGCGGGGTACGCCGACGAGGAAGCCGCCGTCGCGGACGGCGGCGCGGACGACAACGAGGTGAGAGACACGTGATGGTAGTCGCCGACGTCCTGACCGAGCAACACGCCTACGTGACGTTCACCGTGTTGCTGTGTATCGGGCTGTACATGCTGATCGCCAACGACCACCTAGTGAAGAAGATCATCGGGCTGAACCTGTTCCAGACGGCGATCTTCCTCTTTTTCGTGGCCTCCGCCTACGTCGACGGCGGGTCGGTGCCGATCATCCCGAAGAAGCCGCCGGCCGGCGAGGTGTACGTCAGCCCGCTCCCGCACGTCATCGTGCTTACCGCCATCGTCGTCGGCGTCGCGCTCACCGCCGTCGGGCTGGCGCTGTGCATCCGCATCTACACCGAGTACGGGACGCTCCGCGTGGACGTCCTGCGCGAGGTGATGCGCGACGAGGGGACGCTCCCGGGCGACGAGCCCGACGAGGTCCCGACCGTCGAGGACGGGGGTGAGTCGGCGTGACCGACGTCCTCCTCCCCCTCATGATCGTCGCGCCGATCCTCGCGGCGACACTGGCTCTGCTGCTCGGCCTGCGCTACGACCGGGCGGGGTGGCCGGTCGCCGCCGGCACGACGACGGTTCTGGTCGGGATGGCCGCCGCGCTCGCACGTGCGGTCTACCCGCAGATCGGCGGCGAGGGCGGCCGCGTGATCCACGAGCTCGGCGGCTGGGAGCGCCCGTACGGCATCGAACTCGTGGCCGACGAGCTGTCGGCCGCGCTGGTGGTGCTGATCACGCTGGTCTCGCTGGCGACGCTCGTGTTCGCCCGCGTGGCCGGCCCGCGCGGCAACGCCTTCTACGCGGGCTACCTGCTGCTGACCGGCGGGGTCCTCGGCGTGGCGCTGACCGGCGACATGTTCAACATGTTCGTCTTCCTCGAGATCACCGGGCTGACGACCTACGCCCTGGTCGCGTCGGACCGCGCCGGCGCGAGCGCCTACGCCGCGCTGAAGTACCTGATGGTCGGGACCGTCGGCGCGTCGCTGTACCTGATCGGCGTCGGCTACGTGTTCCTGGCCACGGGGTCGCTGAACATGATCGACCTCAGGTCGGCCATCGCCGAGGTGGGCTACACCGACCCGCTGATCCAGGCCGGCTTCGCGTTCGTCGTCGCCGGGTTCGCGCTGAAGATCGCGCTCTTCCCGATGCACACCTGGCAGCCGGACGCCTACCAGCGGGCGCCCGACGCCGTGACGACGTACATCTCGGCGCTGGTGTCGACCGCCGCCGCGTACGCGCTGCTCCGGGTGACCTACACCGTCTTCACCGTCGAGTTCCTCGCCAGGAACGACGCGATCACCACGGGCGTCATGATCGCCGCGGGGATCTCCATCGTCGCCGGCTCCGCGCTCGCGGCGATGCAGACCGACCTCAAGCGGACCTTCGCGTACTCGTCGGTCGCCCAGTTCGGGATGATCGCCGCGGCGGCGATGATCGCCAACGAGACGGCGCTTCTCGGCGCCATCGTCCACCTGCTCGGCCACGGGCTCATGAAGTTCGGCCTGTTCCTGGCCGTCGGCATGCTGGGCCTGGGCTACGGCGTCGAGACGATCGACGACCTCGCCAGCCTCGCCCGTCGGGCGCCGTACACGACCGGAGCGATGACGGTCCTCGGGCTGGCGCTCGTCGGCGTCCCGCCCTCGATCGGCATGCTCGGGAAGTGGTACATCGCCCTCGGCGCGGTCGAGTCCGGCGCCGCGGGCGACCCCGCCGGCCTCGCCGTCGCCGGCGTCATCTTCGTTAGCACGCTGCTGACGCTCGCCTACGTCGGCCGCATCGTCGAGCAACTGTACTTCGCGGGCGTCGACGAGACCGGCCACGACGAGGGCGTCCACGCCGCCGACGGCGGCGTCGCGGAGGGGGACCGCGTGGCCGAGGACGAGCGCGCGGCGGACGACTCCGTCGGCCTCGCCCGCCCCACAGAGGGCGCCCCGGAGGTCCCGATCCCGGGCGTCCCGGACCGGGTCCCGCCCGCGAGCCTCGCCGTGCTCGTCGGCGCGACGCTGGTCGCCGTCGGGCTCGGGTTCGCCGGGTTCCTCGCCTTCGAGCTGTTCGAGCCGTTCATCCAGGAGGTGTTCGCCTATGCAGGTCGCTGATCTACTCGAACTCAGACCGCTGTTGGCCGTGCTCGTATCGGTCGTCGCGACCGTCCTGATCGTCGCCAGCCACCGCCGCCCGAACCTCCGTGAGGGGTGGACGATCCTGGCGGCAGTGACCAAGTTCGGCATCGTCCTGTCGATGCTCCCGGCGGTGCTGGACGGGCGGGTGTTCGAGACGAGCGTCGTCACCTTCCTCCCCGGCGTCGAGTTCACGCTGCGGGCGGACCCCCTCGGGATGCTCTTCGCCGTCCTCGCCTCCGGGCTGTGGATCGTCACCTCGTTCTACAGCATCGGCTACATGCGCGGGCTCTCCGAGCCCAACCAGACGCGGTACTTCGCCGCGTTCGCGATGTCGCTGTCGGCCACGATGGGCATCGCCTTCGCGGCCAACCTCGTGACGATCTTCGTGTTCTACGAGATCCTCTCGATCGCCACGTACCCGCTCGTGGCCCACGACGAGGACGAGCGCGCCCGCTCGGCCGGCCGGAAGTACCTCGCGTACACCCTGTTCGGCGGCGGCGTGCTCGTGCTCGCGGGCACGGTGATGGTCTACTGGCTCACCGCCCAGTACGGCGGCGCGACGGTCGACTTCGCCGGCGGCGGCATCCCGGCGCTGGCCGAGGCCGCCAGCCAGGACCCGATGATGGCGAGAATCGCATTCGTCCTACTCGCGATCGGCTTCGGCGTCAAGGCCGGCCTGATGCCGCTGCACCAGTGGCTCCCCGAGGCGATGGTCGCGCCGACGCCCGTCTCCGGCCTGCTACACGCCGTGGCGGTCGTCAAGTCCGGCGCCTTCGGCGTCTCCCGGGTCGTCCTCGACGTGTTCGGTCCGGAGGTGGTCTACGAACTCGGCGTCGGGATCCCCCTCTCGATCCTCGCCGCGGTCACGCTCACGGTGGCGAGTATCATCGCGCTGCGGAAGGACCACCTCAAGCAGCGCCTGGCCTACTCGACGGTGTCCCAGCTGAGCTACATCGTCCTCGGGCTGGGCATCTTCGGCTGGCACGGCCTCGTCGGCGCCTTGCTGCACATCCCCGCGCACGCGTTCATGAAGCTCACCCTGTTCTTCTGCGCCGGCGCCATCCACGTCGAGACCCACACCGACTACATCTCGAACATGGCGGGCATCGGCAAGCGGATGCCGCTGACGATGATCGCCTTCACCGTCGCCGCGGCGGGTATGGCCGGCATCCCGCTGGTCGCCGGCTTCGTCAGCAAGTACTACATGCTGATCGGCGGCGTCCAGATGGGCATGGAGCTGACGCCCGTCGGCTACTACCTCGCCGGCGCGCTCCTGCTGTCCGGCGTGCTGAACATCGGCTACTTCTGGCCCGTCGTCTACACCGCCTTCTTCGAGGCGGAGGACGACCACGACGCCAAGCCGCTGGTCGACTTCCCGCTGGGCGGCCAGCGCACCTCGACCATCGAGGACGTCCGGACCGACGGCGGTCGGGAAGACGAGAGCGATTCCGACGCAGAGAGCGATTCCGACGCCGGGAGCGACGACGGCGCTGACGAGAACCTCGCCGACGAACCGGAGATCCGCCACCCGACGCTGAACGACCCCGACCGCGAGTTCTCGGACCCGGCCGACCGGATCGACACCGGCGACTACGCGGTCGACCAGCACGCCTCGGACGCCGACGTGCCCCACAGCGAGGGCGACGGGGCGACGGCGGCGCAGGGTGACGACGAGAGCGGCGGCGAGACCACCGAAGTGGCCGGCGACGCCCAGCACCAGACCGTCGACCACGACGCGGCGCCGGGCCACCACGGCGGCCCGCCGGCCGGCGGCTGGGAGCGGTACCGCGGACTGACTGCACTGTTCGGCCGCGAGTCGACCTGGTTCATGCTCGCGCCCATCCTGACGGCGATGGGCCTGGCCGTGCTGCTGGGGGTCGTCCCCGACCACATGGCGTTCCTGGAGCTGATCGAACTGGTCGTCGAGACCCGGGGGGTGAGCCCCTGATGCTCGAAGGGATCCCCCCGTTCGCGGTGCTGGCCGTCGCGGCGGTGCTGGCCGTCGTCCTGCCGCGGACGCTCGGCCACGTCGCCGGCGCCGCGGCGACCGGCTTCGTGTTCGTCCAGGCGCTCGTCCTCGATCCGGGGACCTACTACGACGTGACCTTCCTCGGGTTCGACGCCGTCCTGTTCAACGTCGACGAGTTTTCCCTGTTGATGGGGACCGTCGTCGGCTTCCTGGCGACGGCCGCAGTGATCTACGCCTACGGCAGCGACGCCTCCCGCTTGATGACGGCTATCGCGCTGACCTATCTCTCCTCGACGGTCGGCGCCGTCTACGCCGGCGACTGGCTCACCCTGATCTTCTTCTGGGAGCTGATGGCCGTCACCTCGACGCTGCTGGTCTGGCACTACGGCGGCGAGGCGGTGCGGGCCGGCTACCGCTACGCCATCTTCCACGGCACCGGCGGCGTGATCCTGCTCGGGGCGGTCGTCGTCCACTTCGCGGAGGTCGGGAGCTTCCTGTTCGCGGAGGGCGGCATCCACCCGACGGCCGCCGCGCTGGCCGCGGTCGGCATCGGAATCAACACCGGGTTCGTCTTCCTGCACTCCTGGCTGCCCGACACCTACCCGCGGCCCCACCTGGCCGCCTCGGTGTTCCTCTCGGTGTTCACCACCAAGACCGCCGCCTACGTGATGTACCGCGCGTTCCCCGAGGGCGGCCTCTGGCTTGCCTACATGGGCGGCGCGATGGCGGTCTACGGGGCCTTCTTCGCCCTGCTGCAGTACGACCCGCGCCGCCTGCTCTCGTATCACATCCAGGCCCAGATCGGCTACATCCTCGCCGGCATCGGACTGGCGGGCGTGGTCGGCGAGAAGGCCCTCGCCGGCGGCTTCGCCCACCTGTTCAACAACGTCCTGTTCAAGAGCCTGCTGTTCATGACGATGGGCGCGGTCATCTACCGGACCGGAATCGAGGACATCCGCGATCTCGGCGGGCTCTGGAAGGTGATGCCGATCACCTTCGTCCTC of the Halomicrobium salinisoli genome contains:
- a CDS encoding proton-conducting transporter membrane subunit; protein product: MTDVLLPLMIVAPILAATLALLLGLRYDRAGWPVAAGTTTVLVGMAAALARAVYPQIGGEGGRVIHELGGWERPYGIELVADELSAALVVLITLVSLATLVFARVAGPRGNAFYAGYLLLTGGVLGVALTGDMFNMFVFLEITGLTTYALVASDRAGASAYAALKYLMVGTVGASLYLIGVGYVFLATGSLNMIDLRSAIAEVGYTDPLIQAGFAFVVAGFALKIALFPMHTWQPDAYQRAPDAVTTYISALVSTAAAYALLRVTYTVFTVEFLARNDAITTGVMIAAGISIVAGSALAAMQTDLKRTFAYSSVAQFGMIAAAAMIANETALLGAIVHLLGHGLMKFGLFLAVGMLGLGYGVETIDDLASLARRAPYTTGAMTVLGLALVGVPPSIGMLGKWYIALGAVESGAAGDPAGLAVAGVIFVSTLLTLAYVGRIVEQLYFAGVDETGHDEGVHAADGGVAEGDRVAEDERAADDSVGLARPTEGAPEVPIPGVPDRVPPASLAVLVGATLVAVGLGFAGFLAFELFEPFIQEVFAYAGR
- a CDS encoding MnhB domain-containing protein, encoding MSDDRRGDAGDRGAHGRAGDGQSPEGDDGPVGPIGDGRTAEADDRVGSVRRQQTPYTESQVIMTTVKMVSPFVFSYGLFVTFHGGGSPGGGFQGGAIAAAVVLMVAFAFGIDATREWVSNNVLTALATGGVVVFAGIGLVGLARGGTFLEYQLLPIPHPVKYGMEGIEIGGIALIVGSVLVGLFFLLAAGYADEEAAVADGGADDNEVRDT
- a CDS encoding cation:proton antiporter, which translates into the protein MQVADLLELRPLLAVLVSVVATVLIVASHRRPNLREGWTILAAVTKFGIVLSMLPAVLDGRVFETSVVTFLPGVEFTLRADPLGMLFAVLASGLWIVTSFYSIGYMRGLSEPNQTRYFAAFAMSLSATMGIAFAANLVTIFVFYEILSIATYPLVAHDEDERARSAGRKYLAYTLFGGGVLVLAGTVMVYWLTAQYGGATVDFAGGGIPALAEAASQDPMMARIAFVLLAIGFGVKAGLMPLHQWLPEAMVAPTPVSGLLHAVAVVKSGAFGVSRVVLDVFGPEVVYELGVGIPLSILAAVTLTVASIIALRKDHLKQRLAYSTVSQLSYIVLGLGIFGWHGLVGALLHIPAHAFMKLTLFFCAGAIHVETHTDYISNMAGIGKRMPLTMIAFTVAAAGMAGIPLVAGFVSKYYMLIGGVQMGMELTPVGYYLAGALLLSGVLNIGYFWPVVYTAFFEAEDDHDAKPLVDFPLGGQRTSTIEDVRTDGGREDESDSDAESDSDAGSDDGADENLADEPEIRHPTLNDPDREFSDPADRIDTGDYAVDQHASDADVPHSEGDGATAAQGDDESGGETTEVAGDAQHQTVDHDAAPGHHGGPPAGGWERYRGLTALFGRESTWFMLAPILTAMGLAVLLGVVPDHMAFLELIELVVETRGVSP
- a CDS encoding cation:proton antiporter subunit C, with the translated sequence MVVADVLTEQHAYVTFTVLLCIGLYMLIANDHLVKKIIGLNLFQTAIFLFFVASAYVDGGSVPIIPKKPPAGEVYVSPLPHVIVLTAIVVGVALTAVGLALCIRIYTEYGTLRVDVLREVMRDEGTLPGDEPDEVPTVEDGGESA